Genomic DNA from Corylus avellana chromosome ca4, CavTom2PMs-1.0:
tgttcttaatatgcatgagatgaaaatttgtttcAATGGACTTGTTCTTATGATTACCTAGAGCCAGAGCTTATGTGGTACGTTTTGCCTATGCTTAATCTCTTGTATACATTTCAGCTTAATTTGAGGTTATTTCTTAACTTTAAATGTGAAGTCTGTTAGGTAActatatgaggtttttgactagtcttatttttcaaattgaccatatgctagttgaacctagggcttaaaaattcctgcatTCCTCTTTTTGTGATacgcaccaaaagtttaagaactgtttctcaaagagaaaaagaaacaaaatagtgaaacaaataaaataaaaaattcatattccaaaaggaatttatttcactgtgtcaaacttgtgcaaattttttacaaagaggaatgtataggatgagagtggctaggcttTAGTATGATaatgtttgacttttgatttgatatacttgtcaaaacctcatatTGGTGAAACTTTCTATTCGAACACCACGCGTCGGATATTGGTTTTAAATGTGTTTGAGTGGGTCTAGGTCTAGGGGTGTACTCATATATAAACAactttatagagagagaaatgtaCGAAATTCTACCCTAAGTTTCATGAGAGGCTGTGCTTAGAGAAAAAATCTATGTGAGCCTAATCATTTCTTTTAGaggattattgttagtttcattgtgcTTGATTGAGAAGTAGGAAGGGTCTGGTAAAAGAAAATCACGTTGAAAGAGATTGTGAACGAGGAGATGAGTTGGAGGCTTCTCGATCCTACATAGTTAAGGTCTTGCATCGGGTTGTAAGTATTTCTaatgtctgtaatctctgaacATCTTTCTGATAGTGATTTACTTGATTTGGTTGCcccgaagaggttttacttttaaagcgttttttaaaaggtttcttcttcgtcaccaaaatccttgtgtttgattttacatATTTTCGTGAGTGTTTGCTCATAgttaaatatctgttaattctaCATATTGTGTGATATAAACCTGCATAACGTTTTTCATACTGCCTTCTTTGGCAGTCCATGTTCTTCTTATGGGTCGAGTTCTTTATTTGACCCATAGTTATGAGACTAGCAAATTGTTGTTCAAGTTGATCAAGACGTGAATCATCCATGAATCCTTGATTGCTATAGAAAACAATCAACCTggttgctctgataccaatgttATGTGAATACTTTTATATACACGTAACGAGAaagattgttaggttttgagggAACGCAGACCATTTAGATTTGTTGAAGGGAACttaaaaccttttcaaacataaagtttggattaattttctggttgttttattcataacataatgggctttaaataggcaaactattacaatattttgtAGGGTTGAGTCATCAGctcttattataatataaacTAGGActgagtcatcaagactcttacatggaaataaataaagacaatatcaaataaaaataaacataataaaatattttacggtatcacatattttaatatatcctaTTATTAATGATTATTTCGCATAAAACTTAATTCTCGTAACAGTTTATcacttttttgaataaaaaattatcttatcATTACATTTTATTTCAGCTCCTCCAATCCAAAGATAAATTCCTGACTCCACCCTGCTATTGACTAGAGAGGGTAGTAAGATAACCACCTATCAATCATGGCAAGACATTCGCTGGGCTTGTACTCTGGAGCTGTGTGGCCTCCTCCCTGCGAAAGAGTTAGCTTTTGGTAATTACTTAATTAGATAAAATCAGTATATATGTACAACAATTAAATAGAAATTTATTCTTGCCTTTACAGTTGCAAATGTCAAGCAGAACTTTTTCCATGTGTACTGCATTGTGAACCTACAAATTTTTGAATTGGCATACAAATTGCAATTAATGCTGTGGGGATTAAGAAAAGTGggttaattaattacaataattacCCTGCAATTTGTCCATCCACAAACCATGGCCTCCAATCCTGGGCTGTAGTCAGATTTAACGATTCTATCCATGCATGTGTAGCGATGTATGGAATAACCATGTCATGATCTCCACTGCATGCATGCGTTAAGAGGAACTATAAGGGTAAGAAACTCTATAAACCATGAGATAATTAGAAATATGACAGATTATGTGACTAATTATTCTTATAATATTACCTGTAAATAAGAACTTGGTAGCCTTTCTTGATAAGGTTGCGGTGATAATTTAGACTACTTGGGACATCATATGTGTAGACCAAGCTCTCATTGCATCTCACCCATTCCTCGATGCTCCCCTGATATATTCtcaattttcaataattaactactaattaactaaaattaattggtctaattaataattagtttAAGAATAAACTCACCTCGCGAATGTGAAGAGCTTTTTGAACACTTTTATCATTCGCCCAAATGTATGAGAACAAATAGTTATATTCCTACGTACCAAGGgagtaattaattaaccattttagttaatattaattaattgttggttaaatcttaattaatagAGTACGACATATATAAACTTGTCGTTTTTTACCCGACACCATCGTCGAGGTTCATGAAGATTAGAGATGGATTGGAGGAGGTCTAGGGAATCCCCATTAAGAGCATCTGGATCCCACTTTGATACCCTTCGTTTTGGGGATAATAACTGGCATGTAGGTTCCAATATTTGTCCACGAACTATTTTCTCTGTACACTGCAAATTCAAGATGTTCATCAATTATGCCATATCATATATAAAGCTTATTAATAAATTCATGTGTCTTAATTCCATGAGCAATAAATTGTATAGTAGGATTCGAATTTAAGAcctatattttaataaaaaatattgaatttaatcatttaattaatatttaaataatattaaaaaataatgatgtgTTATAAAAACAAGTGGCCTTCTCACTCACCTCAGTAAATACCCGAAGATCGTCCACACATGGTGCGTTGCTTGGATCTACATTCATATATTCGCCCTTGCAATTCCTTTTAGTTGacttaaaaaagaataaagaaaaaaaaaatctaatgtttttAGTACGACATTTAAACGAGATAAATATGACACGCATATATCTATATTTTACAAGTAAAAGCACCATCTAGAACTCATGAAAATGTTTGGTTATGGGCAACCTAGTAAGGTCATTCAATTAGCTAATATGTTTCATGagttttaagaaaattaaatgaaagtAATCCATGGACATATAATTAATGGTAGATCTTTTCTATGTTTCGAGATTAATCTTTTCTTATGaaacaaattaataagaaaataagagCCACAAGCTTCTAATTAAATACCTAAACTTCTTAACTATTTACTCATGAAATCTTAATTACCAGCTTTCTAACAATAATTAAGATATCTCAAAACAAGAGCAGGAAGGAAATTCACCTCATATAGCTCATCGGATAGAAGCCCCTTTAGGTGAGCAAATGGGATTCTTGCATTCAGGTCATCATGTGTATTTGTCAGTGGGTTTCCAAGCACATAACCCTGCAACTCCCAATTTAAagcaaattgatttttaatattCTAAGATAATTAAGTAATCCCAAAGTTACTCAATTTAGGGTTAACTGTATTTACTTCTCAAATTAACTtcccaatgttttaatttttgcaaaaacATTTATCTTATAGAaggtatttttattcattttgggATGCGGAAAGATCGAAGACATTGTAACTCATAAAtttggggggggaggggtgTGGTGCAAAAATTGAAGAGTAATACTGAAGGAAGACTCTAGTCCTCTTCgaatcatctcaaatgtgatatgactttcaaaaattaccattgaatgcaaaataactattattgaattttgatttattggtgattttaaacgctacatcacatttgagaggacTAAAAAATGACTATAGTCCTCCTTATACCATTATTCACTTACCTTGAGATTCATAGGTGGCTCCCGACCGACTTCATTACCTGCAGTAAAATTGCAAGGACAAACATGTTTTCATGTCTTCcactataatttatacataaaaaagaaagcTAGAG
This window encodes:
- the LOC132177596 gene encoding serine carboxypeptidase-like 7 isoform X2 produces the protein MLFGIVSFLAVANVVASQWVINSLPGFSGDLPFKLETGYIGVGELDDVQLFYYFIESERSPEDDALVLWLTGGPGCSAFSGLVYEMESKRYWPKLKLNPYSWTKVANIIFVDEPVGTGFSYAKSAEGYNISDTLAASELYDFLRKWLKAHPRFLKNPLYIMGDSYSGIIIPILVQQISDGNEVGREPPMNLKGYVLGNPLTNTHDDLNARIPFAHLKGLLSDELYESTKRNCKGEYMNVDPSNAPCVDDLRVFTECTEKIVRGQILEPTCQLLSPKRRVSKWDPDALNGDSLDLLQSISNLHEPRRWCREYNYLFSYIWANDKSVQKALHIREGSIEEWVRCNESLVYTYDVPSSLNYHRNLIKKGYQVLIYSGDHDMVIPYIATHAWIESLNLTTAQDWRPWFVDGQIAGFTMQYTWKKFCLTFATVKGGGHTAPEYKPSECLAMIDRWLSYYPL
- the LOC132177596 gene encoding serine carboxypeptidase-like 7 isoform X1, giving the protein MLFGIVSFLAVANVVASQWVINSLPGFSGDLPFKLETGYIGVGELDDVQLFYYFIESERSPEDDALVLWLTGGPGCSAFSGLVYEMGPLSFDYAESKRYWPKLKLNPYSWTKVANIIFVDEPVGTGFSYAKSAEGYNISDTLAASELYDFLRKWLKAHPRFLKNPLYIMGDSYSGIIIPILVQQISDGNEVGREPPMNLKGYVLGNPLTNTHDDLNARIPFAHLKGLLSDELYESTKRNCKGEYMNVDPSNAPCVDDLRVFTECTEKIVRGQILEPTCQLLSPKRRVSKWDPDALNGDSLDLLQSISNLHEPRRWCREYNYLFSYIWANDKSVQKALHIREGSIEEWVRCNESLVYTYDVPSSLNYHRNLIKKGYQVLIYSGDHDMVIPYIATHAWIESLNLTTAQDWRPWFVDGQIAGFTMQYTWKKFCLTFATVKGGGHTAPEYKPSECLAMIDRWLSYYPL
- the LOC132177596 gene encoding serine carboxypeptidase-like 18 isoform X3 → MMCSYSTTSLSLRGVQKTMLLCSGSPVAPVALLFLASYMKWILVGPLSFDYAESKRYWPKLKLNPYSWTKVANIIFVDEPVGTGFSYAKSAEGYNISDTLAASELYDFLRKWLKAHPRFLKNPLYIMGDSYSGIIIPILVQQISDGNEVGREPPMNLKGYVLGNPLTNTHDDLNARIPFAHLKGLLSDELYESTKRNCKGEYMNVDPSNAPCVDDLRVFTECTEKIVRGQILEPTCQLLSPKRRVSKWDPDALNGDSLDLLQSISNLHEPRRWCREYNYLFSYIWANDKSVQKALHIREGSIEEWVRCNESLVYTYDVPSSLNYHRNLIKKGYQVLIYSGDHDMVIPYIATHAWIESLNLTTAQDWRPWFVDGQIAGFTMQYTWKKFCLTFATVKGGGHTAPEYKPSECLAMIDRWLSYYPL